AAATATCGCCGCGTTGCCAGTACGGAATCAATTTCATCCAGGGTAGCAAATAAGTCCGCACAGGCGCGATCGTATGCCTGTTGGGTTTGTGCAAAACCGCAGCGGTATACGCCATTGTTTACGGTTTCGTATATTTTCTGGTTCCAAGTATCGATTTCTGTTTGTAACGATTCTGGATATAAATCTAAATCTGGATTTTGCGCAAATTCATTCAATGCCGCGTTTAGCATCACAATAATTTCGGCACTTTCGTTATTGACGATCGCTTGTTTTTCCTTATCCCACAAAACCGGTACGGTGGCACGACCTGTATATCCCGGTTGCAGTTTCTGATAAAAATCCGCCAAACGCTGGCAACCATCTTTTTCTTCTGCAAATACCCAACCCCCAGCCAACGGGTCGGGATAAACCAAATCCACCGAAATACAATCTTGCAAGCCTTTCAAGGCACGCACCACCAAGGTTCTGTGCGCCCAAGGACAGCTCATGCCCACAATTAATTGATAGCGTTCCGATGCTGCTAGGTGAGGAGAATTGGCATCTTTGCTTATCCAATTGCGAAATTCGCTTTCCGGTCGCTTGTATTCTCCAGAACGGTTGCGCGGTGCCAGTTTGGACATCATAATATGCCACATGCGGGTCCAGACAAATTTGCCCAAACCGATAATTAGTTTCGGGGGAAGGGAAGCGCGGGGTTTTGAATTTGCAGACATAAAGAACCAACTGGGAATATTTTTTCTGGTGATTATTTCTATCTATAACATTTTAAGAGGTGATGGTGCGGGCAGGTCTATGTATATTTACATTTGATTTTTCTATGCTATATGCTGAATCAATGCCCGCCAAACCAGTACAATGAGCTATTGACTGTTCGAGCAACTAGCGCGTTTCGTACCGGGAACACCCCACAAAAGAATGCACAAATTTTATGCCTCGTAGAACCCCAACGCTAACATACGATCGCGGTACATTGCTTCTCCATCCACCACCAAAAGGGAAAGCCTGGATTGATTTTTTTACCTGGGACGATCGCGTGGAAAAATTTCGCGCCCCAGCCATTTGCTATCGTGCTTTGGTGGAGGCTTTGCGTGCGGAATCTACCAATTTTGCGGATGAGGCACAAGGGTTTATGCCGTTGGCGTTGGTTCCCAGTTGGGAAATGTCGCCCTATCCCCACCAACAAGAAGCTTTGGCGGCTTGGAAGCGATCGCAACGTCAGGGAGTGGTGGTGCTTCCCACGGCTTCGGGAAAAACCTATTTGGCGCAACTGGCGATGCAAGCAACCCCCCGCAGTACGTTGGTGGTGGTGCCGACGTTGGATTTAATGCATCAGTGGTACGCTCACTTGGAAGCGGCGTTCCCGGATAGGTCAATTGGGTTGCTTGGCGGTGGTTCCCGCGATCGCTCGCCGATTTTGGTGGCTACCTACGACAGCGCCGCTATTCATGCAGAAAACTTGGGCGATCGCTATGCCTTACTTGTGTTTGACGAATGCCATCACTTACCGACAGATTTCAATCGCGTTATTGCCGAATATGCGATCGCGCCCTATCGTTTGGGATTGACCGCTACCCCAGAACGTACCGACGGCAAACATGCGGATTTGCAGTATTTGATTGGTCCGGAAGTTTACAACCGCACTGCCGCCGAACTGGCTGGAGATGCCCTAGCCAACCACGAGTTGGTGCAAATTAAGGTAAATCTTTCCCAAGCAGAACGCGACAAATACAACGAACTCATCCAAGAACGCGATCGCTTTCTGCAAAAATCCAAAATCTCCCTTGGTAGCTTACAAGGATGGCAGCGGTTCGTGCAAGCTAGTGCCCGTTCTGCGGAAGGTCGCCGCGCCATGTTAGCCCATCGGGAAGCTAAAGCGATCGCGCTAGGAACCGATGGCAAAATTCGTGTTTTGGCAGACTTACTCGCCCAACACTATCCCGAACGAACGCTTATCTTTACTGCCGACAACGCCACGGTCTACCGCATCTCCCAAGAATTTTTAATTCCTGCTATCACCTATCAAACCCCTGTCAAAGAACGACACGAGATTTTGCAAAACTTCCGTCAGGGAAGCTACAAAACCTTGGTGGCTTCTCAAGTTCTCAACGAAGGCATTGACGTTCCCGATGCCAAAATTGCGATCGTCTTATCGGGAACTGCCAGCAAGCGGGAACATATCCAACGCCTGGGTAGGGTTTTGCGCAAAGGTTCCCAAAACGACAAGCAAGCGATTCTCTACGAAGTGATTGCTGCCCAAACTTCGGAAGAAAAAGCTTCCCAACGACGGCGCGGCGAGAAGACCAAATCCCAACCATCGAAATCGTCGCGGCATTTGGAACCTGTTTCTCCGCAAAAATCGGTGTACTCGTTTCCCCAACGCCCAACCAGACGCGCGGCGGAATCCAAGGGAACCTGGCAGGAAAGTTCTAAAACGGAACAACAGGAGGAAACTGACAGTGGTGGCGATGAATGATGGCAATGCGATCGCGCCAGAGTATTGACAAAATCCTCCGGTGCTGGTAAATTAAAAATACAAACAATTTTATAAATTTTTGGGGTAAAGAAAATTTTTCTCCCTGCCCCAGGTAGGGGAAATAGCATTTTTGCAGACGTTTCGCTCAAACATCTAGGCAGGGCAAAAATAATAAAAATATTTTCGCGCAGGTTAGATGTTTGGGTTGGAGTGTCCCATTCAACTCCCCCTTTTTTACGGCAAGTTCCCTCACCCTATGTACCCTTTATTATAAAACAACCATCCGATTTTGTCTAGTACACCAAGAAATTTATTTGGGAGATAGCGATCGCTCATTGGGTGGAGTGGATAATACCAAAATAACAAAACACTTCTTTCATAGAAAAATCTAGAGATTCTTCCCAAAAAGATTTGAA
This portion of the Geitlerinema sp. PCC 9228 genome encodes:
- a CDS encoding glutathione S-transferase family protein, with the translated sequence MSANSKPRASLPPKLIIGLGKFVWTRMWHIMMSKLAPRNRSGEYKRPESEFRNWISKDANSPHLAASERYQLIVGMSCPWAHRTLVVRALKGLQDCISVDLVYPDPLAGGWVFAEEKDGCQRLADFYQKLQPGYTGRATVPVLWDKEKQAIVNNESAEIIVMLNAALNEFAQNPDLDLYPESLQTEIDTWNQKIYETVNNGVYRCGFAQTQQAYDRACADLFATLDEIDSVLATRRYLCGDKLTLADVRLFTTLLRFDVAYYGLFKCNRRRIRDYQHLSGYLRDIYQLPGVRDTCDREQVKKDYYGNLFPLNPGQIIPTGPDMEDLLEPHQREWVEKTVRS
- a CDS encoding DEAD/DEAH box helicase family protein, which produces MPRRTPTLTYDRGTLLLHPPPKGKAWIDFFTWDDRVEKFRAPAICYRALVEALRAESTNFADEAQGFMPLALVPSWEMSPYPHQQEALAAWKRSQRQGVVVLPTASGKTYLAQLAMQATPRSTLVVVPTLDLMHQWYAHLEAAFPDRSIGLLGGGSRDRSPILVATYDSAAIHAENLGDRYALLVFDECHHLPTDFNRVIAEYAIAPYRLGLTATPERTDGKHADLQYLIGPEVYNRTAAELAGDALANHELVQIKVNLSQAERDKYNELIQERDRFLQKSKISLGSLQGWQRFVQASARSAEGRRAMLAHREAKAIALGTDGKIRVLADLLAQHYPERTLIFTADNATVYRISQEFLIPAITYQTPVKERHEILQNFRQGSYKTLVASQVLNEGIDVPDAKIAIVLSGTASKREHIQRLGRVLRKGSQNDKQAILYEVIAAQTSEEKASQRRRGEKTKSQPSKSSRHLEPVSPQKSVYSFPQRPTRRAAESKGTWQESSKTEQQEETDSGGDE